A region of the Strix aluco isolate bStrAlu1 chromosome 9, bStrAlu1.hap1, whole genome shotgun sequence genome:
AAGAAACTGCTTTTtaacactcatttattttttttttttcccctgctggcAATCCTACATCTCTGCTCTACTGTGCATTAGAGAACCAATGGACTAGCTCATTTCCTTAAAACTCTAGAAAAGCCTGCTTTTGCTAAAAACAAACACCCGCCTCCCCCCGACCcctctgaaattaaaaaaaaaaaatccttaaaaaatttaaaaatcggCGTTAGTTTCATTATTGATATATTAATTCTAAAATTGATGAGTGCCACGCTGTGCGCCGCAGCCCCCCACGCCGGGCGAGCTCCTCCGGCCATGCCTGGATGAAACGGGTGGCttttaggaaattaaaaataaaaatatctctctctGCCTATGTTAGTCCAACTAAAGGGATAGCGTCGGGAGGCGATGGAGTAAGGGGGAGGCTGCGGGAGGGAGAGAGCCCTCCCCGTACCCCTCCGCTGCGCATCCTCGCAGTGCCCTGGCCGCGGGAGCAGGGCTCGGGGGGTCTTTGGTTTGCTCCCCTGACCTGCTGGGGGGGTCCAGCGGCGGCAGTTGGGGTTACATTCATCGGGCGGTGCTGGCCGGCACGGCGGGAGCCTCACTTGCTGTGCTGCGAGGCCGGGGCTCCCTGAGCGTgtttctgctcctgctgcttcacCTGCTGTACGATTTCCCTGATCTTGCGCTGTGcagtcttggggtggggggggggggggcagaagcaAGAATCAGGGGTCAGGGTGGGCACCGCGAGCAGTTGTTCCCCCTCTAGGCACAACAGCATCTCGCCACCCTCCGAGCTTTTAATTACGGAACGAGCACGCGGTGCGGCCCAGCTGTAATTAAGGATTAGaaggagctgctctgctcccgCACGGATGCGAGTGGAGCGCCGCAGGGTTTTTAGCTTGTGCTGCTTCTATCGCTTCCCAAGATCCTGAGTTTTGGGGTGCCACCATCCCACTCGAGTGGTCAGAAAACAAGGACGTGCACCCAGGTGGGATGTGGGTGCCTGCGAGAGCTCCCTGCCGGCACTGACGCCAGGGAGGAGCCGATTCACACCCCGGGGGCCACTACGCACGGTGCCCAAGACATGTACTTGAGCTAAATTAAACCAGTCTTTAATGCCAGCACAGCTGGGGAGAGCTGCCAAAACACCTTTAGTGTGCCCTGGGTGCACAGGAACCACCCAAAACAGAGCGGCAGGGTGCTCACGCAGCGCTGTGCTCGGTGGCTTTCCTTGGTGGATTAAACTGGCTGGGAATATCAGAAAAGCCACGGCCTAACCTTACCTGACTGGCAAAGAAATGCCCAATGATTTTAACGATGACCTCCTCGTTCTCGTCTGGGGTTTGGTCTCGCGGCACAATGACTTCTGCACTAGTTAAATTTTGCAGTTCGTTCACCTGGAGCAAATGAGAGAGCCCTGGGTTTTGTTGGGGAAAAGCCAAAGTCACCCCCAGCTCTGAGCCAGCACGTGGTACCAGGCTGCCCTGGGTCACACCCTGTCCCCTCCTTGGGATGGTCACCACCCAGCAGGAGACACCACCAGGACACAGGGCTGGGGTCAAGACGTTGCTGCGATCACTGAGCACCCAGGCTTTGCCCCCCCCATGCCAGGCAGGGGCGATGGGTGatgccctggggcaggggggagcatcCCTGCACCCCCCACCTACCGTCTTGCCACCTTTGCCTATCACGCGGCCGGCGGCGAAGGAAGGCACCTTGATGTGGGCTTCAAGCTTCACTTCTTCTTTTGGGTTAAAGAAGTTTTCCTCTTTCAGCTTCCCAAATATTCGCCCCTGGGCCTGGAGGGGAGACATAAGGGGAAGTAAAACCGGTGGAAGTAAAGCCCTGGCGGTGCCTGCTGGGCCCTCCCTCCCCGAGCGCGATGATGTGCCCATGTCCAGCAGCACCAAAACCACGGTCCTGAGCAAAGAGCTCCCCTGGCACCCGCGGAGGCAAACCCAGGCTGGCAACACAGCAGTGACCAAAGGGATTCTCTCGACTTGTCCCTTAACATCCCCCCAGCCACGGCCCCCACCCCGTCCGTGGCCAGCTCACCTTGAACTGAGCCTCGGGCGGCCCTGTGATGATGACCATCCGCTCGCTGGCGTCAGGACCTTCTGCCGGGGCTATCTACAGAGGGATGGGGGAGAAGGTGCATCAGTGTGGCCCTCCTTTGGCAAGAGCTCCCCTGTGTGGGACAACCCCCCCATGCAGGGACACCCCCCCATGCAGGAGCAGCCCCTCCCACTCAAGCAGGGGTGATAACCGGGGCGTTTCAGGACTGCGTTTCTACTAATCTGAGGAGTAAAACAACTCCCCAAGGGTTTCCATGCACTGCCCTTGGTAGTaggaaggggaaactgaggcacgaagCCCAGGACCAGCCCCGCAGCACCCTGCTCACCTTGATGGAGGCACCGGCAAACCGCGCCAGCTGCTTGATGTGCTGCCCCTTCTTCCCGATGATGGCCCCCACCGCCTGCGTCGGGATGAACAAGTTCACAAcctcctgctctggcagctggcaagggcacaaaaaagcaagACAGTCAGGGGACCAGCCGAACCGGGGGCTGCCTGCCCCCCTGCCAGcatcccagggcagcagctgcctgccccagcctCGTGCCCACCCTCCCAAAGCGCCCTCACAGAGGGAGGTACAGCGGCACTTACGGGGTGCTGATGGGGGAAGGCACCGGCTGGGGGGGCTCCATACAGACCCGAGAGGTACGCCGAGGAGCTCTATGGCGGGAGAGAAAACGAGGGTCAGTGACATCCCCAACAcgccagccccttcccagccacccccagcccgacACGGAGCAGCGTGCCACCACCACAAGCTAGGCAGGGACACGGAGACAACCCTTCAGCCCCTGAAACCCCTCCCAGAGAGCGAGGGGGTACCCGAGGGCACATCACGGTGGGCGGCAGCCCGGATCCTGCACCTGCAGCACAGCGCAACAGGGCGGGGAGGTGGATGGGAGCTCCCAGTCACCCCCAGTTCTTCCCCGCTGCTGTTTTTCTGGCTGTGTCCTGCTAGTGTTTGTAGTGGAAAACTGGCCCCTACAGCCTTTTGGAGCAGCCTGGGAAGCTGAAACCGTGCTGTAACCACCATCggtcccctgtggagaaggtggGAGTTTGGTGGGAACTGAGCAAAACATCTAGTTTTGCTCTGATTTCCATCACCATTTCCCTTTGGCAGTTCCAAGAGAAGAACAAGCAAAAAGGCTGAAGCTGTTCTCCCAAGAcctgggctggggacagggagaaaGCAGTGGGTCTCTCCACAGCCAAAAGCAAGGGGTGCGTGCCAgcaccccaaaccaacccaactCAACCCAACCCAACTCCTCTTCAACTCTTCTGTGTCTCAACCACATCAGACATTTCTCCTGGCAGCAGACACAACTCTCCTGGTTGCAAGCGCAACCAGATGCTACCTGCAAAGCTTGGTTACTTGGGCAGAGAAGACCCAGctcccctgcccatggcagacaTCGCTCTTGCTTCCAACCCTCTACTTAAATTCACGGCACTGAGGCTTTTGTGCTCCTCCTCACACCGAGCTCATGCTCCCCGTGTCCACCCTCTGCTTCTGCCATCGGGCTGCTTCATGTCTCCTACACCAGcatctcctctcctgcccagctggtCCTCGTGGCTGGAGTGGGCACAGcacctccccagctcccccccttCACCGTGACGCTCCTTCCTCGTCCTCCATCCTTGACAGGTCTCTAGAACTCTGGAGTTGAAgtggcagccaccagccccaGGTCCTGCTGAGGACACGGTCAGAAATGACCACTCTGAGGTGTGAAACACAAAGTACTTAAGGGAAAGGAGCTGCCACGGAGCCAAGCTGGTTTCCTATGAGGTTTTTTTGCCAGCTCCTTGTTTTACTATCAAAAATGATGGCAAAGGCAATTGCTCCTCTTGGCCTCACCGGGGTGGCTTGGAAAAGGCCACGCAAAGGTGAAGGAGCCCACACCAAACGCTGCCCTTCAGAAGACCTGCCCAGCTCCTCTCATCACACCAACAACCGCTCCAGCAGACGTTTCCCGAAGGCTGCGCTCGCTCGGGCGGCCGATGCAGGCAGAGCATCCTCCCCTTCGCGGGCCGGCAgcgcacagacagacagacagaccctCTTGCTGCCCTCCAGGGCCATCACACGCGTCACACTCATCCACCCCTCCACACCACCAGCCTGTCACTCACCGTTCTCCTCCGACCGCTCTGCTGCTGGCGTcgccaggaaaagaaaacagcacaagTAAATTAACCCGCGTGCCGGTCGCCACGCAGCCAAAGCTCATCAGCAGATGTATTTAGACAGACTAACAGAGACAGACCACAGAGCCTGGTCACCCTAAGGGTCCTCTGCAGATGCTAGTGGGGTGGGGATGGACCTTCTCTGTCAGCACTTTGGCCAGCGTGTTTCCCTGACACTGGATCATCCCTGCCTGCGTGCAACATCAGTGGTTTGGAAACTGCTTCCCAAGCTGGCTTTGCCCCAGGTCTCAGCAGCCACAGCACCCCAAGAAAGAGGAGAACCCTTGCCGGTGAAGTCAGGTGTGGATCAGCTCCCAGCAAGCACAGCCCTTCGGGTGCTAGGGCAGGGATCGGAGCTgacggtggtggtggtggcacgGGGTGTGCTGCTCGTCCCCTTTCCCGCCACGCTCTGCACACCCTTTGGCGATGCCGGCAGGGTCAGGTGGCCACCGAGACCAGACCTGCAAGGCACAACTCAGTCCACACCATCACAACCCAGTGGTGGGTCTGGGGTCAGGACCAAAGACCACCTACATGGTTTTCCCATGCCGGCACAGGCACAGATTGCCCCCAGCCACCTTCAGAGAGCAGCACCCTTGAGACATGGCCAGTCCTTAAACACAGGTGAAACCAAGCTCAGCACAACATGAGGATGCAGCTGATCTTCCCAGGGAGCTAAATCCAAGGAGGGACAAGCCACGTTCATTCACTGTCTTCTCCACTCTGCTGCTGTGATGAGCATCTTCCCCAGATGGCCAAGAGTCAGAGCTCTTGTTCAAGGCTCCCCATGAGAAGGCTCCTACAGCTACAGTGTCCACCCAAACCCAACAACTACAGCAGGAGAGTCTAGGGACCACCCTGCCCCCAAGAACACATCCCCCACACCCCAAAACCTCTTGCACTTACTGCAAATGGGTGGTACGGGGCGGCCGCTGCAGCCCCTCGAGCCCCTGGGGTGGATGGGAGCATGGATAGCCCTGTTGAGAAGATGCCCAAAGCACTGAGGTTCAGTCCTGGGATCAGGTTGGCTTGTTGCTGGGAAAGCAAAGACAGGGAGTAACGTGTAAAAGGCAGAGTGAGGCTTTTGGGGTTCTCACCACACAGTGAGGACATGACTGGCGAGGGCCAAGCCTTGCCGTAACAGAAGGACTCCCCCCGCAATTTTCTCCTGGCCACCTCAGCAGTGGCATCCCATGCGGGAGGGCTGGGAGCTTACATTGATGGCCACCACGTCGTTCTCATAGGCCTCTCGCAACTTCTTCATGATCTCCACTTCGGCGTTGGAGCACGCCTCCGTGCTGCCCTTCACCGTGATGGTCCGCTCGGGGTTATAAATGGTTAAATCCTGCAAACTACCCCACAGATAAATCTGGAGatgcagttacatttttttttcttccaagtcaaaaaaaaaaaaaaaaaaaagaggaaaactcaAAATCAAAGATGAGGGTTCCCCCATGAGACAGCGTGAGACCACACGCCCTCTCCCTGCCCAATGTCACCATCCACCTGGGATGAGGAATGCCCACCCGGGATGGGGAACGTGCATGGGAGGACACAAGTGCTCTGTTTTCTGGCTCCCGTGCTGCCCGTACCGTGTTGAATGGAGGGGGATGGCTTGGTGCTCATCAGGACTTACGGGGAGATGGTGATCTTCGTGCCCGTGTCCTGCTCGATCTTCTTGAGGTTGCGGCCCTCCTTGCCAATCAACCTCCCCACCAGACTGTTGTGTGCTAGGATTTTCAAGGGAATCTCTTCTGCtctaaaatggattaaaaaaaataataatctaaagGTCCATTTGGCCAGGAAACCAATTTCCAGCAACGGGTACTAATGATGTGGTGGAAGGAGCAGAAGAACCACCACCATTTCCCACCATTCTATCTCCTCAAGTTCTGGGGAACGGGAACGCAGGGACTTCCCAAGCCTATCTATATTTTGTGGTGCTCTGTTCTCCAAGTTTGCCTACATGCTCTTTGGACCCACCTGAGCTTCTGGTCTCTACAGCACCGTCAATGACATCAGGAAGAAGTTACTGAACTGTAAGTTATTAACTGACTCAGGACTCTATCCCGAAACTCTGAAtgccaccagttccctcaggggGTGGGGAGTGACAGAAGATGGCTGAATTTACCTCCTTTCCACCAAATCTGCCTGTTTTGCTGAGCCAGGGGCACTTACAATTTAGTTTCATCAGCCTCCTTTTGCATGATATCAAGGATCATGCGACATGCTTCAGAGCACCCCTCTGGCGTGGCATGGATGGTGATGGGCTTTTCGGCGGCGCCGGCATTCTCCTTCCGATGGATGTCAACCCTACGGCAAAACAACCAGCAGAGAGGAGCCCCCTGAGATGTGTCTGGTGTCACACAAAGGTTTTCAAAAGCTCAGTAGCTGAGCTTGCTATTCACAGAAAAGCTCATTTCAACACCCACTCAAGCTTTGGGGTGAACCTGGGTCTCGCTGATGTACATCTACCGTCATCTGGTCTCATGCAAACCCAGGCAGTGTTTCGATTCAGTAGGTTTAGATCAGATTTGAGCTACGTTCACCTTTATGACCTGAGGTCTGTGGGGGAGCTGAGGGATGTCAATCAATGTGAAACGATGCATCAAGAGGGGGCAGAACAAATCCtcaactggacaaagccctgagcaacctggtctatcACCTCTGACACCAGTCCCTCTTGGAGCAGGAGACCCGATTAGaggtctccagaggtcccttccaacctcaacctcTCTCCGCACAACACCCGAGGCTGTTCAGCAACCAGCGGCTGCCACAACCCTTGTGTGTCGTTCGGGACAGAAAGACAACTTACCCTTAGGCAGCGTTTGTCACGACATGGAGGCACACGTCAACAACAACGCTTGTACTCACGCCCTTCCACGGGAGACCAGAAAGCTCTCCCTTGCGCACCGGCAGGGACCGTGCTCTAGCTCCTCTGGTCCTCCCCTCAGCTCATGGCGGGGAGGAGGCACATGCCTCCAGCTCGCTCCTCACCGCTCAACCGTACCTGGCAAAGGCcctgagagagagggagagaggaaagcagggtAGGAGACTCCTGCACGTCAACCACGCATCTTGAAGAACAGGGGTAAGCAACCTTTCCATCTTCACACGAGTCTGCGCACTCTTCCCGCCGGAGGATGATGCTGTGCAGCCATCCTGCCATCAGCCACCACCTCGGCATCCCTGTCACTGCTGCAGCCAGGGTTGGGCTGGCCCAGATCTTCTGAGGAGGTGCAGTAGGTGGCTGCTCAGCCACTCAGTCAATGCCCCCAGCACTCAGCTCCAACATGGTGCCCTCTGGCCATGTCTCTCTTTTCGTAAGAGGTTCCAATCATGACTGCGATCATTCATGGGTGCTGCTGTgcatgcaaggccaagggttGTGGTGCAGAATCACCCCTAACCAGTGCCACATTTGGATGTTGCAGGGTCACCGTGGGTTTGCACAGGTCAACTCTTCCAGGAGCTCATGAACCAGCACGTAGCACAAGGAGACTTCATCTACAGGTAGAGGGTGAGCAGCTGGGTGAACCTTCCCCGAGACAAGGGAAGAGCCTACCCCACCAGCTTCAAAAGGGACCCCAGGGTGGTTTCATTTGAGCACTGAAGAGGGAATGAAGACAGAGTTTGATCCCTTTGCAGGCTACATCTTTCCAGATCTCCTACGGCTTCAACCAGAGCTGCTCAGGCAGGAGACTGGTCCTGCTTGGACTGTGCAAAGAGGTGCTGGAAACACCAGCACTGCTGAGCTCTCCCTGCCCCTTGGTTACGTCTACAGTACACGGTGAGAGAGTTGCATGCTGTGTGACACCCTCGAAGGCACTCCCAGCTGTGGAGTTCCAGCAGGTTGACATGGAGGATCTGTTCCTTCAGAGGCAGCACCCAGCAGGCACAGGGACACCCGCTGCCACCCTCTTTGTCGGGGAGAAGGCAAATGCATCACGACGTGCCACAAAAGCAATGACAGGCCCACGCTCCAGAGCAGTGCTGCAACATCACACCGGGTTGACGCTCTCGGCTAGGTTGAACCGATGAGGAATCCATGAATGTCCCAACAAACCCCACAGACAGGACTCAGGCCACTTCGTGAACCCATGAGCAGTTGAGGTTGGTGGAGATGGGGCACGCAGCTGAGCCTTTGTACTGAAGCGGGGCCGAGAGCCACGGATGGGCTGAACGGACACACCGAAGTGACGAGTACCCTGGACAAGCCCAAGAGAGGGACATAGGCTTGGTTTGTGGCTGACCTCCCACCCATTCCCAACCTGGATGTGCAGGCACGAGAGAAGATGGGGGGCCAGGAAGGGGCTGCTGCATTCAGGCATGTCCCACCCCGAAGAGCTGGAAGGTGGAGGAGGGCTCTGGACTTCCCAGAAtgtcccagggctgctgctgcacagctccATTCCAACAAGAGGATGGAGAAAGGGACCCTCAACCCCCtaacctcagcagcagctgcccaggaccccagggtgctgcaggcaggggagacaGGGGCAGCTGACAACAGGGATAGTGGCACAGGAGTAGGGCAGCTTTgcccatgatgcagcaggaaaaaccTCCAAGACACCTTACAAGGCAGCTGGGAGGGATGCTGGGAACATTTCTGAGAGCAGTAGCCCTGAGGGACAGCCCTCTCAAGGTGGATGGTACGGTGTGCATGTAGGGGTATCCTGCCCCATGGCTGCTTGGTAGCAATGGTCCTCTCCTCACCAAGTTACAAGGGCTGCAATCACTGTGGAAGGTCATCTGGTGGGGTGGCTTCTTGGTCTGGGCTTGTCCTCAGCCAAGGATGAAGATGGCTCAACCTGGGGATAGTTTTGTCCCCTGGAGCTCAGGAGCATCTCTGGGCATCACTATGTGTGGAGACAGGGGTGAAGTCCTACATGACCAGAGGAATCCAGGACCCAACGTcactctgggcagcagcaggggctgggcaACAGGATGACACCAGCACCCTCGTCCCCAGGATCATCACACTGGTGGGTGAGGGTGGCCtgagcagggacagagctgcgGGCTGACACCCCAAACTGAAGGCAATGGGCTCCTGTGACCGCCCGAGCCGGGTGCATGAGGTGTCCCTTGCCCAAGGCTGGAGCAGAGGTGGTGGCCCACCATGGCACATGGCCTCCTCAGGCAGGTCAGGAGAGGTGAGAGCACGGAGCACGGCCTTCCTCCATGACACCAGGTCTTTGGGGCAGGCACGGGGAGCCAATCCACCAGGAGGGACAGCTCGGTGGCAGAAACCACCCCAGGCAGCAGCGTTTGCCCTCATGGTCAGGAGAAACTGGCAGCCAGTGCCTCCCACCTTCCTCACCAGGCTCAGGGCTTGCAAAGGGCAACCTTCCAGTCCTGGGTGGCAAGGACACAGCTACACCCCTTGCTCATCACACCAGGGGACTCACCTGGAGAAGAAGGGCTTGCGGCCAAGTGGGACCAGCTCACAGCTACTAAGTGGCCACGCTTTAGGGCTAGCTGGGCTTGAAGAGCTCCTCTCCCTGTGCATCTGCCCCCTTTCCGTACAAACCTCTTCCTGCAAACCCAACACTGGGGTTCAGCTcgctcagctgcagagcagcgCATCTTCCTACCTCCTGCTCAAGCGGACGTGCTATTACCAAATAATTTGCCTCTAAAAGCTTCTCTGAGAACTAGGACGCCCCGGAGGATGTTCTGGTACAGGAGTCCTATGTCCTGTGGGATCACCAGGTTCAGGATGATGAGCATGGGAGAAGACAGCTTTGGGTTAAACACAAACAAATCTGGGCAGGAACAAACCATGCAGGAAAACCATGCAGAAAATCAGTGGTGAAATCAATGTGAACGCTGACAAGAGAAACACGGAGAACTTTGGCAAGACAgtccccccccttctttttttttccttcaaaattaaaaatgctaGATTGCAAAAAAGGCTTCAGTTACAGAAAGCCCATCCTTCTCAAAACAGTGCTCCCACGGTGCCCCCTTTCCTCCTACAACAGCTCTAGCCCATACGGGGCGCTGCGGGATGAGCAAATCCTGCGGGCAAAGGCTGCGTGGGCACTGACCACTCTACCTGGGATCCCCCTCCAGCATTTTATCCCCAGATTTGCCATCTCTCCCTTTAGGGTTCT
Encoded here:
- the IGF2BP2 gene encoding insulin-like growth factor 2 mRNA-binding protein 2 isoform X3; the protein is MKRRRMNKLYIGNLSPAATADDLKQLFGERKLPLAGQVLLKSGYAFVDYPDQNWAIRAIETLSGKVELHGKVMEVDYSVPKKLRSRKIQIRNIPPHLQWEVLDGLLAQYGTVENVEQVNTDTETAVVNVTYATKEEAKVAIEKLSDHQFENYSFKISYIPDEEVSSPPPPQRSRRGGHSSRERGSSPGGSSQPKQLDFPLRMLVPTQFVGAIIGKEGLTIKNLTKQTQSKVDIHRKENAGAAEKPITIHATPEGCSEACRMILDIMQKEADETKLAEEIPLKILAHNSLVGRLIGKEGRNLKKIEQDTGTKITISPLQDLTIYNPERTITVKGSTEACSNAEVEIMKKLREAYENDVVAINQQANLIPGLNLSALGIFSTGLSMLPSTPGARGAAAAAPYHPFASSSAYLSGLYGAPPAGAFPHQHPLPEQEVVNLFIPTQAVGAIIGKKGQHIKQLARFAGASIKIAPAEGPDASERMVIITGPPEAQFKAQGRIFGKLKEENFFNPKEEVKLEAHIKVPSFAAGRVIGKGGKTVNELQNLTSAEVIVPRDQTPDENEEVIVKIIGHFFASQTAQRKIREIVQQVKQQEQKHAQGAPASQHSK
- the IGF2BP2 gene encoding insulin-like growth factor 2 mRNA-binding protein 2 isoform X4 yields the protein MKRRRMNKLYIGNLSPAATADDLKQLFGERKLPLAGQVLLKSGYAFVDYPDQNWAIRAIETLSGKVELHGKVMEVDYSVPKKLRSRKIQIRNIPPHLQWEVLDGLLAQYGTVENVEQVNTDTETAVVNVTYATKEEAKVAIEKLSDHQFENYSFKISYIPDEEFVGAIIGKEGLTIKNLTKQTQSKVDIHRKENAGAAEKPITIHATPEGCSEACRMILDIMQKEADETKLAEEIPLKILAHNSLVGRLIGKEGRNLKKIEQDTGTKITISPLQDLTIYNPERTITVKGSTEACSNAEVEIMKKLREAYENDVVAINQQANLIPGLNLSALGIFSTGLSMLPSTPGARGAAAAAPYHPFAQQSGRRRTSSSAYLSGLYGAPPAGAFPHQHPLPEQEVVNLFIPTQAVGAIIGKKGQHIKQLARFAGASIKIAPAEGPDASERMVIITGPPEAQFKAQGRIFGKLKEENFFNPKEEVKLEAHIKVPSFAAGRVIGKGGKTVNELQNLTSAEVIVPRDQTPDENEEVIVKIIGHFFASQTAQRKIREIVQQVKQQEQKHAQGAPASQHSK
- the IGF2BP2 gene encoding insulin-like growth factor 2 mRNA-binding protein 2 isoform X2; its protein translation is MKRRRMNKLYIGNLSPAATADDLKQLFGERKLPLAGQVLLKSGYAFVDYPDQNWAIRAIETLSGKVELHGKVMEVDYSVPKKLRSRKIQIRNIPPHLQWEVLDGLLAQYGTVENVEQVNTDTETAVVNVTYATKEEAKVAIEKLSDHQFENYSFKISYIPDEEVSSPPPPQRSRRGGHSSRERGSSPGGSSQPKQLDFPLRMLVPTQFVGAIIGKEGLTIKNLTKQTQSKVDIHRKENAGAAEKPITIHATPEGCSEACRMILDIMQKEADETKLAEEIPLKILAHNSLVGRLIGKEGRNLKKIEQDTGTKITISPLQDLTIYNPERTITVKGSTEACSNAEVEIMKKLREAYENDVVAINQQANLIPGLNLSALGIFSTGLSMLPSTPGARGAAAAAPYHPFAQSGRRRTSSSAYLSGLYGAPPAGAFPHQHPLPEQEVVNLFIPTQAVGAIIGKKGQHIKQLARFAGASIKIAPAEGPDASERMVIITGPPEAQFKAQGRIFGKLKEENFFNPKEEVKLEAHIKVPSFAAGRVIGKGGKTVNELQNLTSAEVIVPRDQTPDENEEVIVKIIGHFFASQTAQRKIREIVQQVKQQEQKHAQGAPASQHSK
- the IGF2BP2 gene encoding insulin-like growth factor 2 mRNA-binding protein 2 isoform X1; the protein is MKRRRMNKLYIGNLSPAATADDLKQLFGERKLPLAGQVLLKSGYAFVDYPDQNWAIRAIETLSGKVELHGKVMEVDYSVPKKLRSRKIQIRNIPPHLQWEVLDGLLAQYGTVENVEQVNTDTETAVVNVTYATKEEAKVAIEKLSDHQFENYSFKISYIPDEEVSSPPPPQRSRRGGHSSRERGSSPGGSSQPKQLDFPLRMLVPTQFVGAIIGKEGLTIKNLTKQTQSKVDIHRKENAGAAEKPITIHATPEGCSEACRMILDIMQKEADETKLAEEIPLKILAHNSLVGRLIGKEGRNLKKIEQDTGTKITISPLQDLTIYNPERTITVKGSTEACSNAEVEIMKKLREAYENDVVAINQQANLIPGLNLSALGIFSTGLSMLPSTPGARGAAAAAPYHPFAQQSGRRRTSSSAYLSGLYGAPPAGAFPHQHPLPEQEVVNLFIPTQAVGAIIGKKGQHIKQLARFAGASIKIAPAEGPDASERMVIITGPPEAQFKAQGRIFGKLKEENFFNPKEEVKLEAHIKVPSFAAGRVIGKGGKTVNELQNLTSAEVIVPRDQTPDENEEVIVKIIGHFFASQTAQRKIREIVQQVKQQEQKHAQGAPASQHSK